Within the Medicago truncatula cultivar Jemalong A17 chromosome 4, MtrunA17r5.0-ANR, whole genome shotgun sequence genome, the region TTTTAAGTTAGGTTATGTCTAACTTCAcagttttgtaaaaatattcagaatattataagaatctcatCCAAAGaaagtttgagtttttttaataaacatgaattaaatatgaatttgaaggatgaaaaacatagaaaatttttatttaatttctcttttgttaaaaagttaaaaaaaaacaactggaaaaaattgttatattattttaaatatgattgtgaaaaaatatatataatttgctACAATCGGgcaaatttaaattcaattattattatttgtagtAAATTCAATCACcgtatgtttgtttgtttttccaCTCAGATGGGTAAACTATTTACTGTTGTAAAAAATGTTGATCGATTAAATATTACTCTTGcaactattatataatttactttttaatattgaaatattACAACaattgaagagagaaaaaaattacaagtacATGTGAGACCCATGAGTAATAGGAGAGAGATGGTGTATGCATCAACAATGGTGGGTGCTTAACCTATTTAGCACAAAAATTAATAAGCACCCTCATTATGGAGAGAAAATGTTTGGTGCTTATAGAGAATGGTGGCTATATAAGCACCCCCACTCTCTTTAATTTTCGTGGGTCATATGTAATAAATTGTACACAAATATTGAGTtattaatatgatttatttattaacttttttttttaggtgttgGGTTGGAGAGATTGTgtgttttcttttctctctcaatcattgaaaataaaaatagatgatGTGTACATGCATAACCCACTTAAGCACCCAAAATAGAGTGCTATGTTGCAGATATTATATTCGTCAATGTCAAAATGGGGGTGCTTATTTAGTATGGTGCTAAATAAGGAAAGGATCTCATCAATGTTAAATAAAGTGGTACATTTAACCATTAACATGTCTAATGTTGCATAGGTTGAAAAATccgggaaaaaaaaaatggttgacCATTTAATGCCAATTTTCTCAATGCTACTAAGAAAAATCCTTGACATTCCAAAATCATTTGGTGCAGTTAGGTGACATCCCCCCTTGATTGCTTAAGTTATTTAATCTTGGTTGTCCTTGTCCCTATATAAGAGTGTGTTCTACAATGGTTGACCACACTCATTTGGTATaaatttttttcactttatcCAACATTGAAGGGCACATAAATGTTTCATAATATCATCTATATCCATTTTTTACAATTTGTCATTCATACATGCAATATAGTTTCAATGTAAGCACTTCAGTTTATAGAATTGAAATTTAATATGAAAAGGCAAATAATGAAAAGATAGTAAGAAATTAGAAAGATACCTCTTGAAGTTTTTGAAATTCCTGAAGCCAACCAATCCCTTCATATGTCCTTTTCATCACTCCTGTGCTCTCATCTTTATCAATTTTTGTTACCACATCCTTTTGCTTGTTTTGAAGATCATCCCATTTTTTGTTCAACAATTCCAGATTCTCTTGCAGCTTATAAACATAGACAGCTTGTGCATTAGCGCACCCGAACAAACTTTTCGCAACTTCCCAAATTACTCCCAACGCTTccatgattttatttatttctcatatataaatatttttgaacaataaaaataGGATTTAAACATATACAAGTTTTTACCTCTTATGATACTATGATAATCTTGTGTGATTATTCGACGACTACGACAATATTTATATAAGATAGCTTAATGATTCTTTTCCAAagttttgaaagaatatttctCATGCGTGTCTTCTACTTCACAAAGGGTTTGGTTTTCCcactttttcttttgctttggtTTATGGTATTGATTAATTCCAAATTAGGGTGAAGCAAGGAATTAGAAAGTAATAGGTCCTAAGCATGgtattttacttatattaataTGACGATTTACTTTaagtcatgtaaactcagtttacgtTAGTTtatttaaactaagtttacaccattcctctaaaatttagaattttttttttttttttatagtaaaataaataatctaTTGATTTATAGTGATACTTTTATAGTACATAAGAGTGTAACGATTCATAAATGATGGTCAAAAAACGTGTGATTACTGGTTTGACCACTGAAAAATCATGTAAAATACGTGTTCCATGATTTACTCATAAAATGATCTTTGAAgaagcataatttcattaaaattgaCACACATCCATGAATATTTGTGATAGAGCAAATGAAGATTTAGACTGAGAGATAATGGATTTTGACAAATTAGAAGCATAAGAGCAATTTTTGTATTATCGatcaattttaatgaaatttaggTGTACCTAAAAATTTCCAAGGTGTAAGTAAAAATGTCATGGAATATTCATTTATTACAATTCTATCAATTACCTCGCATTGTACTCTATCAAttattatatgttttgaaatcatatactccctccatttcaaaatataagcaaaattcactttttaagttcattcattttatgatgtatgtggttcataatatggaccacatacatcattaaatgaatgaacctaaaaagtaaattttgcttatattttgaaacggagggattACAAATTATCcttctttgttgtttttttttcttcccttcttTGTGTGTCAGAAAGATTATCTGAACTACAACTTTAATAAACAATCTTATTAAGGATAAACCAATGATCCGATTTCATCTTTCCTTACTTCCAAGTAGTTCAGGGTACTTAGGATAAATCAATGTCAACATATTCCTCAATATTTGTAACCAAacttaggattttttttttttaaaatgtcgACCAACTACTTTACATACAAATAGAGCCATAGCAAAACAGATTGACATCAAATCATTTGAGAACTTGAACGAATTATTTCTCACATAAAtctatcaaaatatattattattccaCAAACGAAAAAGCCTGAAAACATAATGACATTTATCTACATAAAGGATGATCACCACACCCACACatagttttcacttttcactaCAATACACACTTGCCATTCGCCTGAAAATATTCCAAGAAAAAGACCCTGTGATTTTGAAACTCTTCTCTGAAGACcaacatatattaatttatcCAGACCAACATTCTATACAGAATCTACAACCACATCGCCCTGCTGCTTAGCAAGGTATCTTTCCCTCCTCTCTTTCTGAAAAAACATAATCAGGAATCAtattatagatagatagatgagCATTGTCCAAAAGTGAGTATTGCAATTtgcaaagaaaatatttaacaaaattcaaataacaTACGCACCCATTCGTCAATGACAAGCCCTTCACCAATAATTTTAGGCCCTGCATCTTCTGCAGGTTTCTTCCGTTCTTCAAGGGCAGCATCAGCATCAGCCAACTGCCGCTTCAATTTTTCCAAAATCTtaatgaagaaaaatagaatCCCATAAGTAATATACAATCAATTAATGTATTATATACAGACAACTTATAGACAAAAATAAAGATAGCTGATATTGAATGTCTCGACCACAATAAAGTAACAGATAATTAAATGAACTAGTGCAGAAAGAACAAAGGAGTCGTGTAATAACCACAAGAATTGCCCAAATACAAAAGTacactgaatttttttttactcacaGGACTTGGACGCTCTGGATCTAGAAAAACAACACGCAAAATCTGCTCAACTGCCACCTGGTCTTTCTGCTCATCAAACTGTTTCCAGGCAGAAAAAATTAATTGCCTTAGAAAACAAATCTAAATAAGATCTCACTTTTAGACAAAAGTAAAAGTTTATagcaaaataaatttaactaaCCAGCTCGGGGACGTAATCAATTGAACCTTTGACCTTCAAACtcatgattttaaatttgagtcCACTCTTTTCTGgcttttcattattttctgGTTGCTCTACAAACTTGAACACTGGTAAACAGAATACAAATTAGAAAGAAAACTAAACCTTGTATTTATTATACTAGCTTTGGTTGCACCCAGAAAGGAATACGTAGAGAAATCGAATATTGCCTACCGGTTGCTATGATACTCTCGCCAGGTGCAAGGATAGCTCCAGGAGGACGCATGAAACAACTTTTTGGTGCAGTTGTTTGAAACTATGATAAACAAAGAAACATCTCAAAACAGATAGTTTAATTCCAACACTAATTTAGAATATAGGAAGACTTGTCAATTTATACAATAATAAATGAATAATTGTCCTGCAAAACAGTGACATAGTAAAAGTAAGAATAGACAGGTGAGTTCGAGACTCGACCAAAATACCGCAACAACAAAAACTGCATATGAGAAAAGAAACGTATAAAGTAGGGAAATAAATAAAGAGGTGAACATGTTTCACTATATTTTGAATGTTACATGATAATAAATAGGGGGTAAATAAACAGGTGACATGTTTACTATACCTTAAATGCTACATTAGATTTACTGGTGTTTTTAATCCTGATGGCACTCCTAACCTGTTTTCCTGGCTCATCTACACAAGACAGCAAGGAAAGAAGGAACAAAATTGAGTAAGAGAAGGATGCATAAAATGACCAATCATGAGGAGAAGTACTCGAATAAGAAACCTATGAAACAAAAATGAGCACATGTCCATGAATCTGCCTGTGTATTCATAGACCTAAAAGTACATACAACATTAGGAGCATGATCACAAAGCGACTTTTTATATCTTATTTTCTGTGACGCCCATTTGTTTGACCTACTTTCAAAATTTACAGTTTCCGCGCAGCCATTAAAACTTGCTATCTTAATTAAAAAGGGATCCCTAGTAACTTCCATTGCTAACAAGGTAAGGCATTATTGCTGCCATTCATATTTAACTGCTTAGTAGAAGAAAGCAAGATGTACACCTTTCTAGTCTCTAGCGTATTGTACTCTAGTAAGCCTCTCAACCTCCACAACATATGCACACAATAGATGCTGACAATAAATGACCATAAATTGTGTGTACAATAGTATATACCATGCCAACGATGTGCTTAGCAAGGGTTTGAGCTTTTTCTGTTTTGTGAACGTGATGATCTTTTTAGGAGCCTTGCTTCCTAATTTATATTAGCTGTGACCTAGGAGGAAGCAGAACGACTTCGAAGCCGTCCCAACGTGCGTTGCCagctcccccccccccccccctcttctTGCCAACCTCCCCTCAATCAGCAGTCACGTGACTAAAAAAGGGAAGGACTTGGTCGCATCATGACGTGGGAGCCCTATTCCTCGGATAAGGGAGTCAAGGATCCACTCAACCAAGCTATGTGGCTGTGGACCCCCCTCCCGAGGTATTTTGTATGACATCCTGGCCTCGCCTACGTGGCGAGTCCGTCTGCTCTTCTCGGGTAGCCGAGTATGTTCTTGGCTGTCGTAACTATTATAACGGTACACAGAACCCCAAGCACGGGCCATAAGGGCAAAGTGTTTGAGAAAGGTTCCTTAACACTGCCATTAAATGTTGTCTTCTCTGATTGACGGTACAAATTGAAACAAACCCAAAGAGAAAAGAtcgtttttattattattttggttacCCAAGGTATCCTCCGGCCAAAAGCCAGAGACTAATCCTTCGGGGTACGGAGATCCACTTAAGAGGATGACCTCTCCCAACAAGTTATCTTTCGTACGCAACGGCCATGGATCGAACACATGACTACATGCTTAAGACACTCGGTTATCAGCCAATTGTGCCACACTATGTTGGTAAAAAGAAAGTTTTTTTACATCATATAGTACATCCATCACTTGGATGAACAAAACCTGCcccaaaactaaaattatatatgGATCACCATTCTCTAAGTAAATTTTGCCAATAGAAATATTAAAATCTaatgtgtaacaaaaaaaagccCTTGATTGATAATGTATGAAAATTGAGGAAGTTTAAATTTTAGGAACACTTTCAATTTAAGTGaagtgtccgaggttcgaaacTCGGTCCATGCATATATTACATAATGTCCCTACAATCTGAGTTAAGCTCATGTGCGATTTGCAAGATAAACAAGTCAaccattattttttaaacaggcaaaaaatttaaaccaaataaaaagTTTATAGTTTTAgatagtttaattaaaaaattaataacacaCCCACCCcctaattaaattgaaattgtaaTGAACATCgtttaaaagaaattacaacAATTACTTATACTTAAATAGATCATGATAAAATCAATAACAATTAAATTGCAAGCAAAGTAAAacagaaacataaaaaaatgagCAGCAGACATACAAGGGAAGTAAAGTTTGTTAGAAGGATCAAGCTTGAGACGACGTCGTGTTGGGAGAAGCGATCTAGCAACAGATGAAACTGAATTTGAAGTGTGAGAAGTTGAACCTTCAAGAGGAGTGTTACTGTTAGggttatgatgatgatgatgatgaaggttGTTATTAACAGAAGAAGACGTCGTGTTGGTGGAAGAAGTGTTAGAATTTCGAAAAGGAAGTTTGAAGAAATTCCAAACCTTAGGTTCGGAGTGAAGTTTGGGTTCAGCTACGGCCATGGTGGGTGTCTCtctgttttgagaaaatgatgaaaGAGGAAAATGAAGGAAGGTAAACGAGGGCCTTGACTTTCACGTTTTACAATTTCAACTTTTGAAAGTGAGAGACTGTTTGATAAACGACGACGTTtactttctctgttttttttaaaaaaaaaaatttaaaaaataaataatgagttGTTGAATGGGAAATGAGAATTTTGGGGATACGACGTGGCAGTGATGTTCGTGGAAAATGTGGTGGGGTCTCTTGCAATTTCAAGTAACCAGTGTTTATGTTTAGATTAGAATTATAACACGTTAATGGGGTTGACACTTTTTCAAAAAGTGTGAACCTTCTTTCAGCCTACACGACAAAAAGGTGAGATTAAGCAACGGAGGGTGatcataatagaaaaataataggGTCTTTACAAccataaaattggtttttgtttaagCAAACATCAAATGGTTTTATACAATTAGTGTGTGGGAATCTCCGGtgaaaaaaaatagtgtgtGAAATCTGAAAACCATGGAACTTTGGAACCTTGagaacagaagaagaaaaaacaattacatcAACTAGTTAACTAGCTATGAAGGGATCGAAAGAACAAGAATACTAGCCTTCAAGGGGATATGAtatgcaaaacaaaacaaaaaaaactattattttctCATCCTATAGTCTTCTCGCACGCCCTATGCAATTTATGAAAATGCcttccggattataaaatccggaacATGAATGCGTGTTCCGGAATATAAAATTCGGACAACTGCGAAAGATAAAAGGAACTTCACCCTCCATTTTTAGAGTTTCACTTTCACCATTCACTTTCTCTCTACATTATCCCAAAATTCGAACACCACAAATCTTGTCCAAATTTAGAGTTTTGTTGCTCAAAAGCACCGCATTTCAACCCTTGTCAAACATCATGGAAGGTAAGTTCGATTTATGTACATTTGCATGGTTAatttggtagttttttttttctttctgaaattCTGGTTGGATGCAATCCGGATTTGTTTTTCCGGACTATATTGTTAATTTCCGGAGTTCGAAATTCGGACAAACCCATAACGTTTTTTTTGCTTCTGTTTTGTGCTGTTTGATTGTGATGTTTGATTACCCTAATTTGAATGTTACAGAAGGTTCAACATCTAATACTCAGCGTGTAAGGGAGGCAGGGCATGCTTCCCGTATGAGAGCGCAAAGGCAACAGCTGGAGGATGAAGGATGAAGGTGGTGTTCCTCCGAGACGTCGGGGTGCTAGAGGACGTCGTGCTGATGTCGAGCATCAGCCAAAGCAGCAAAAGTATATGGACTTGCAGCAAGAGCAGTCTGATGTGGGCTTGCAACACATGGAAGAGCAGGAGCTTGAGGAGGAGTTACATGCTATGGACGAGGAAATGGAAGATGCTGAGCCACGACAAAAGcgaaagaagaaggagaaggtgGTGGATCCTGAGCCACAAGATGACTATCCTGGTGGCCCACACGAGACTGGTCTGCTTTGGAAGTTCCCATATGACCtcactttattaattttagggttaataggcttATACCCCCCATATGAAACACCTAAAATACCCCTGATGCAAAATTAAAAATCCCAATTTATtttctcatcttcttctccatgaagcctctttctctctctaatacATGTACCTCTTGaccatttcaaaattattaaaatgatttgAACATATATTGCACACAAGAGAAAGGATTTCAATGAATTGCTTTTCCCATACCTTGCAATGAAAATGGCTGAGccataaaatgattttaaaggTAAAATAAAATCCTAGGGATTTTCTAGGGCTATTCTAATTCTAAATCAATTTCATTCAGAATTAAAATACATTATGGAAAAATTCTTCTAATGTAATCACTcattctctctcaaaaaatactTTGGTCGTGACTTTTACCTTACTTAAAATCCTTGACTTTTAAGCTTTTGAAGAAATTGTATAATCAACAACTTTTTTCAATGTGATGAATTCAACAAGGAAGATTAGAAACTGGATCGTTTCTTTACCACCTTATCGTTTTAGACGAACTTGAACAAGTCTCTGATGGTACTTGAAAGGAGATGTAATCTTTTAGAATCAAGTTGAGTTCATTGTGGTACGTTGTAGGTAATCTTACTGTTTCTCATCAACTTGAACTAGAATACGACTTTTATTTCAAGAGATTCATAATAGAAAGAGAATTTATAATCTCACAATGTTATACCTCTTCTACCGATATGCATGATGGGATCCTTTTGGAGGTTTATGGGACAAGAGGGGAGGATGGAAGTTCATAtctattataatattgttttacaACGTAATCAAGTCACATTAAAGAACAAACTTGAGAGgaggaaaaatgaaaatggttTGAAAGGAAAGTGGTTTGAGGGTAAAGACGAGGGTCCACTGAGTGAAGTTGAGAAAGAGGGAGGCGAGAAAGCGATGAAAAAGGCTGagactgaaaaaaaaatgagggaTTTCCTAGAGACTAATAGAAGGGACTCACATCAACATCAAATCTATGTATATACCTTTGAATGCATTTTGTCAATGTCAGTCAATAAAGCCTAGAGGTTGTGCCAAGATGTGTACTCTCAGCCCTCTGGTCTTCTAAGGGATATGAAGCTAAAGAGGGAGGTGAAGGTTTGCCTTCCCTCATCCTTAAGAGTAATGATTCATCTTGTTGGTCACATTTTTTAGGAGTAATGATTTTAAGGTTACTGAACACTTCAACGTTTACGTTGAGTGATTCgtattttttaagaataaactTTTTAGAAGGTAACGATTTagaaagatgaagattcagCAAAAGGTgagagtttttaaaatttattctcgAAAGGCTTCAGGTTTGAACTTTTGGAGAGAAAATGTGGATTGTGTGTGGAAGTGAAAACTTAGCAAAGTTAGAGGTGAAAACAACAAAAGGAAGTGAAAATAATTACT harbors:
- the LOC11432759 gene encoding vesicle-associated protein 4-2; its protein translation is MAVAEPKLHSEPKVWNFFKLPFRNSNTSSTNTTSSSVNNNLHHHHHHNPNSNTPLEGSTSHTSNSVSSVARSLLPTRRRLKLDPSNKLYFPYEPGKQVRSAIRIKNTSKSNVAFKFQTTAPKSCFMRPPGAILAPGESIIATVFKFVEQPENNEKPEKSGLKFKIMSLKVKGSIDYVPELFDEQKDQVAVEQILRVVFLDPERPSPILEKLKRQLADADAALEERKKPAEDAGPKIIGEGLVIDEWKERRERYLAKQQGDVVVDSV